TGTGTTCTTCCCAGCAAAGGGATTCCAATATAGGCCCTTAAATCCAATTTACCACCCTGGTCCTTGAGTTTCATCTCTGCTCGATAGATTTCACCATCATCAGGGTCCAAGATTTGACCGCCTGAATAAGAGTCCCCAGTCCTTTTGAGGCCAGTTAGGATTTCCATGCCCAGAACAGGTTTGCCTTTGCGGTTATCGGTACATTTTTCACAGTTTGGCAGTGCGCTCAGATCAAGTATTTTTGTAATTACCCCAGAAAAAACACCATTTTTCTCAGTAATTTGCACAATTGCAGCCGGTAGGTTGGTGTCGTCGTCAAAAGTCTTCCAGGTGCCCACAATGGAGTCCGATGTTTGGGCTGACAGTTGGGTGGCTTCAAAGGCCAGAATGCAGCCAAGGACGATGAAAAGCAGTGGTTTTTTCATAGATTTCTGGATTATTACCTTTTTACAATTCAGTCATTAGACATTGCTATCGTTATAATTACTTTTTCCAACAGAGCTTAAGCGATGACCAAATACGTTTTTGTCACTGGTGGTGTGGTTTCTTCTTTAGGGAAAGGAATCGCAGCTGCCTCGCTTGCCGCGATTCTTGAATCCCGCGGCCTGAAAGTCACCCTCCTAAAATTAGACCCTTATATTAACGTTGACCCGGGCACCATGAGTCCACTGCAGCACGGTGAAGTTTTTGTCACTGAAGATGGGGCTGAAACAGATTTAGATTTAGGGCACTATGAGCGCTTCGTATCCGCAAAGATGCGCAAGAGCAATAACTTCACCACTGGCCAAATTTATGAGTCCGTCATTAGCAAAGAGCGTCGCGGTGAATACTTAGGAAAAACCGTTCAGGTTATTCCCCATATTACAAATGAGATTCAAGCTTTTGTAGAACGGGGAGCTAATGCAAGTCATGATGGTAAGGCTGATATCGCTATTTGTGAGATCGGCGGTACGGTGGGTGATATCGAATCCCTACCATTTTTAGAGGCGGCACGGCAGATGAGCCTTCGCCTCCCCATGCATAGCTGCGCATTTGTGCATCTAACCTTAGTTCCTTATATTCAAAGTGCTGGCGAGTTGAAAACGAAACCCACCCAACACTCTGTGCA
Above is a genomic segment from Polynucleobacter sp. MG-5-Ahmo-C2 containing:
- a CDS encoding DUF2147 domain-containing protein; translation: MKKPLLFIVLGCILAFEATQLSAQTSDSIVGTWKTFDDDTNLPAAIVQITEKNGVFSGVITKILDLSALPNCEKCTDNRKGKPVLGMEILTGLKRTGDSYSGGQILDPDDGEIYRAEMKLKDQGGKLDLRAYIGIPLLGRTQTWIREK